One Epidermidibacterium keratini DNA segment encodes these proteins:
- a CDS encoding RelA/SpoT family protein, producing MSTEPTTTPTTDPAIEVSGEGRSRRRRVRNRLVRAFAPGPRGSGVAAVLEPLVASHLAHHPDADLAKLQLAYDKAEYYHRDQRRRSGDPYITHPLAVAVILADLGMDTTTLVAALLHDTVEDTEYTLEQLIAEFGQEVAHLVDGVTKLDKVKYGDAAQAETIRKMLLAMAKDPRVLVIKLGDRLHNMRTLRHLPPAKQEKKARETLDVLAPLAHRLGMSTVKWELEDLAFATLHPKRYDEIARLVAERTPSRDSFLGTFMDEVRGGLKDAGIHAEVTGRPKHYYSIYQKMVVRGREFDDIYDLVGVRVIVDNVHDCYAALGLIHSTWTPMPGRFKDYIATPKFNMYQSLHTTMIGPSGRPVELQIRTEEMHRLAEYGIAAHWRYKSRGAAGKAGDAQWVRHMLEWQSDTHESGDFIDALKEDLGAGEVFAFTPKGSVIRLPEGGTPVDFAYAVHTEVGHRCVGARVNGSLVPLDSKLHNGDVVEILTSKSDAAAPSRDWLQFVASPRSRTKIRHWFARERREDAIENGRESLTRALRKAGVPVRRTLAGDAIDKVAHKLSYDGPNALYAAIGENHVSATSVTAKVVGVLADEDRAAVDAVQAEDAVIEKPRRSRRDPTNTGVVVKGHTDIWVKLARCCTPVPGDDILGFITRGGAVSVHRSDCTNSKSLRAEPERLIEVEWDAGTSAVFLVAIQVEALDRQGLLSDVTRVIADEKVNILSANMQIGKDRIAVSRFTFELGDAKHLVNVLRNVRSVDGVYDAYRVTE from the coding sequence GTGAGTACCGAACCGACGACAACGCCGACGACCGATCCCGCCATCGAGGTGAGCGGAGAAGGCCGGTCGCGGCGCAGACGCGTGCGCAACCGGCTGGTCCGCGCGTTTGCTCCCGGCCCGCGCGGCTCTGGCGTCGCCGCCGTACTCGAGCCGCTGGTCGCCTCCCACCTGGCGCACCACCCGGACGCTGACCTCGCCAAGCTGCAGCTGGCCTACGACAAGGCCGAGTACTACCACCGCGACCAGAGGCGTCGCTCGGGCGATCCCTACATCACCCATCCGCTGGCCGTGGCGGTGATCCTGGCCGACCTCGGCATGGACACCACGACGCTGGTCGCCGCGCTGCTGCACGACACCGTCGAGGACACCGAATACACCCTCGAGCAGCTGATCGCCGAGTTCGGCCAGGAGGTCGCTCACCTCGTCGACGGCGTCACCAAGCTCGACAAGGTCAAGTACGGCGACGCGGCGCAGGCCGAGACCATCCGCAAGATGCTCCTGGCCATGGCCAAGGACCCGCGCGTGCTCGTCATCAAGCTCGGCGACCGGCTGCACAACATGCGCACCTTGCGTCACCTGCCTCCGGCCAAGCAGGAGAAGAAGGCCCGCGAGACCCTCGACGTACTCGCCCCGCTGGCCCATCGACTCGGTATGTCGACGGTCAAGTGGGAGCTCGAAGACCTCGCATTCGCGACCCTGCACCCCAAGCGGTACGACGAGATCGCCCGCCTCGTCGCCGAGCGCACGCCCTCGCGCGACTCGTTCCTGGGCACCTTCATGGACGAGGTTCGCGGCGGGCTGAAGGACGCTGGGATCCACGCCGAAGTCACCGGGCGGCCGAAGCACTACTACTCGATCTACCAGAAGATGGTCGTGCGCGGCCGGGAGTTCGACGACATCTATGACCTGGTCGGCGTACGCGTCATCGTCGACAACGTGCACGACTGTTATGCCGCGCTCGGGCTGATCCACTCGACGTGGACGCCGATGCCGGGGCGGTTCAAGGACTACATCGCGACGCCGAAGTTCAACATGTACCAGTCGCTGCACACCACGATGATCGGCCCGAGCGGGCGGCCGGTGGAGCTGCAGATCCGCACCGAGGAGATGCACCGGCTGGCCGAATACGGTATCGCCGCGCACTGGCGCTACAAGTCCCGCGGCGCCGCCGGCAAGGCCGGTGACGCGCAGTGGGTGCGCCACATGCTCGAGTGGCAGAGCGACACCCACGAGTCCGGGGACTTCATCGACGCGCTCAAGGAGGACCTCGGCGCGGGGGAGGTCTTCGCCTTCACGCCCAAGGGCTCGGTGATCCGGCTGCCGGAGGGTGGCACGCCCGTCGACTTCGCGTACGCCGTACACACCGAGGTCGGGCACCGATGCGTCGGCGCGCGGGTCAACGGATCGCTGGTACCGCTGGACTCCAAGCTGCACAACGGCGATGTCGTGGAGATCCTGACGTCGAAGTCCGACGCCGCCGCGCCATCGCGCGACTGGCTGCAGTTTGTCGCCTCGCCCCGATCGCGCACCAAGATCCGGCACTGGTTTGCCCGGGAGCGGCGCGAGGACGCGATCGAGAACGGCCGCGAGTCGCTGACCCGCGCGCTGCGCAAGGCCGGCGTGCCGGTGCGGCGTACCCTTGCCGGCGACGCGATCGACAAGGTCGCGCACAAGCTTTCCTACGACGGCCCCAACGCGCTCTACGCGGCGATTGGCGAAAACCACGTCAGCGCCACGAGCGTGACCGCCAAGGTGGTCGGCGTACTCGCCGATGAAGACCGGGCGGCCGTCGATGCCGTCCAGGCCGAGGACGCGGTCATCGAGAAGCCGCGCCGCAGCCGCCGCGACCCCACCAACACCGGTGTGGTCGTGAAAGGGCATACCGACATCTGGGTCAAGCTCGCGCGCTGCTGCACCCCGGTGCCCGGCGACGACATTCTCGGCTTCATCACCCGCGGCGGTGCGGTGTCGGTGCACCGGTCGGACTGCACCAACAGCAAGTCGCTGCGTGCCGAACCCGAGCGGCTCATCGAGGTCGAGTGGGATGCCGGCACCTCGGCCGTCTTCCTCGTCGCGATCCAGGTCGAGGCGCTGGATCGGCAGGGACTGCTCTCGGACGTCACGCGGGTGATCGCCGATGAGAAGGTCAACATCCTGTCGGCGAACATGCAGATCGGCAAGGACCGCATCGCGGTCAGCCGGTTCACCTTCGAACTCGGCGATGCCAAGCACCTGGTCAACGTGCTGCGCAACGTCCGCTCTGTGGACGGCGTCTACGACGCCTACCGCGTCACCGAATAA
- a CDS encoding adenine phosphoribosyltransferase, with protein sequence MPASELEQIVRDHVHETPNFPSEGVLFRDFTPLFADGPAFKRAVDLMCEQIDAEGGVDVVAGIEARGFLLCSAIGYRLGAGVLPIRKAGKLPSPTVTETYSLEYGEATIEIRDGFLRPGDRVLIVDDVLATGGTMVAAASLLRRFGAEIIDSWVLFELLDLHGAKALADNEIPYKSAWAA encoded by the coding sequence ATGCCTGCCTCCGAGCTTGAGCAGATAGTTCGAGACCACGTGCACGAGACGCCGAACTTCCCTTCTGAGGGTGTGCTGTTTCGCGACTTCACTCCACTGTTTGCCGACGGCCCGGCGTTCAAGCGCGCCGTTGACCTGATGTGCGAGCAGATCGACGCCGAGGGCGGCGTCGATGTTGTCGCCGGGATCGAGGCGCGTGGCTTCCTGCTGTGCTCGGCAATCGGCTACCGTCTCGGCGCCGGCGTACTGCCGATCCGCAAAGCCGGAAAGCTGCCGTCGCCGACGGTCACCGAGACCTACTCGCTGGAGTACGGCGAAGCGACCATCGAGATCCGCGACGGGTTCCTGCGTCCGGGCGATCGTGTGCTGATCGTTGACGACGTACTCGCTACTGGCGGCACGATGGTGGCCGCGGCGTCGCTGCTGCGTCGTTTTGGCGCCGAGATCATCGACTCGTGGGTGCTCTTCGAACTGCTGGACCTGCACGGCGCGAAGGCGCTGGCCGACAACGAGATTCCCTACAAGTCCGCCTGGGCCGCCTAA
- the secF gene encoding protein translocase subunit SecF: MPKKRMRSRDEEPEAIDDAALEHDADQDHETAEDREAGEVAETEPVADDATSEAEGTDDELADDELIDEPVEDEDRLDDDPVEDDETIEALDSDEDTDESQPVAAATAGDSKRRTRPDKEPTEPRRASWSNRLYTGESGFDFVGKRKITYVVSALMVAASIALIIFKGLNFGIDFAGGNTFEVPAASSDLGRAESVVRQGLSDANQQAQADNPEAEAAEIATSQVVGTGSETSILIKTSEVSPQAATDISNRLAEEFRPQIEERLTAAGTPITDQAVTAAVSNQAIDATWGSDVSEKALWALFWFLLAVSIFLRIRYRWGLVAGALVALLHDLIVTAGVYALIGFEVTPATVIGMLTILGFSLYDTVVVFDKTDENTRGLLGGSRMTYSEAANLAINQTLVRSINTSVISLLPVAALLFVGAGLLGAGTLKDLALVLFVGMAAGLYSSIFLAGPIACDITERQPEYIELTNRVRARRQGKKATGGKNKAKNKSAAKRTTAKRPGVKNAPARPAKAGPRAATERASGTSTAVAEREDADVLEGDAVPEAPPVRRNVGTTPKPGAKPTRKRKR; encoded by the coding sequence GTGCCGAAGAAGCGCATGCGCAGCCGCGACGAAGAACCCGAGGCGATCGACGACGCCGCCCTGGAGCACGACGCCGACCAGGATCACGAGACTGCCGAGGACCGCGAGGCCGGCGAGGTCGCCGAGACCGAGCCGGTTGCCGACGACGCCACCTCGGAGGCTGAAGGCACTGACGATGAGCTGGCCGACGACGAGCTGATCGACGAGCCCGTTGAAGACGAGGACCGCCTCGACGATGATCCCGTCGAGGACGACGAGACGATCGAGGCGCTCGACTCCGACGAGGACACCGACGAATCACAGCCGGTTGCGGCAGCGACAGCGGGCGATTCGAAGCGGCGTACCCGCCCCGATAAAGAACCCACCGAGCCGCGCCGCGCGAGCTGGTCCAACCGGCTCTACACCGGCGAGTCCGGATTCGACTTCGTCGGCAAACGCAAGATCACCTACGTCGTCTCGGCGCTCATGGTCGCCGCCAGCATCGCGCTCATCATCTTCAAGGGTCTGAACTTCGGCATCGACTTCGCCGGCGGCAACACCTTCGAGGTGCCGGCCGCATCGAGCGATCTCGGCCGCGCCGAGAGCGTCGTACGCCAGGGACTCTCCGACGCCAACCAGCAGGCGCAGGCCGACAACCCGGAGGCCGAAGCCGCGGAGATCGCCACGTCCCAGGTCGTCGGGACCGGCAGCGAGACGTCGATCCTCATCAAGACCAGCGAGGTCAGCCCACAGGCGGCGACCGACATCTCCAACCGGCTCGCCGAGGAGTTTCGGCCGCAGATCGAAGAGCGGCTCACCGCGGCCGGCACCCCGATCACCGACCAGGCCGTGACCGCGGCAGTCTCCAACCAGGCGATCGATGCGACCTGGGGCAGCGATGTCTCGGAGAAGGCGCTCTGGGCGCTGTTCTGGTTCTTGCTCGCCGTCTCGATCTTCTTGCGGATCCGGTATCGCTGGGGTCTGGTTGCCGGCGCCCTGGTCGCGCTGCTGCACGACCTCATCGTGACCGCGGGCGTCTATGCGCTGATCGGGTTCGAGGTCACGCCGGCCACGGTCATCGGCATGCTCACCATTCTCGGCTTCTCGCTCTACGACACCGTGGTGGTGTTCGACAAGACCGACGAAAACACCCGCGGCCTGCTCGGCGGCAGTCGGATGACCTACAGCGAGGCCGCCAACCTGGCGATCAACCAGACCCTGGTCCGCTCGATCAACACCTCGGTCATCTCGCTGCTACCGGTCGCCGCGCTGCTGTTCGTGGGCGCTGGGCTGCTCGGCGCTGGCACGCTGAAGGACCTCGCGCTCGTGCTGTTCGTCGGCATGGCGGCGGGCCTCTACTCGTCGATCTTCCTCGCCGGTCCGATTGCCTGCGATATCACCGAGCGGCAGCCGGAGTACATCGAGCTGACCAACCGGGTTCGGGCGCGCCGGCAGGGCAAGAAGGCGACCGGCGGCAAAAACAAGGCAAAGAACAAGTCTGCGGCCAAGCGCACCACTGCCAAGCGGCCTGGTGTCAAGAACGCCCCGGCTCGCCCGGCCAAGGCAGGCCCGCGGGCCGCTACGGAGCGTGCCTCCGGGACCAGCACGGCAGTGGCTGAGCGCGAGGACGCCGACGTGCTTGAGGGCGATGCAGTGCCTGAGGCGCCGCCGGTACGCCGTAACGTGGGCACCACGCCGAAGCCCGGCGCCAAGCCCACCCGCAAGAGAAAGCGCTAA
- the secD gene encoding protein translocase subunit SecD: protein MPVARYFVTLFLLLGVLYAALFLGNGSNAPRLGLDLRGGTTVTLRALTESGDAPNAQDLQVARQIIEDRVNGLGVASAEVTTEGDRNIVISVPGEGGEQVKQLGATALLELRPVVLDPQTLGAATGSGDPSATGEVAPADPNAPADPNAPADPNAPADPNAPATGEPTAQPAAADQTANARPLPPLAQTEAPASDTPATDAPATETPATDAPATDGATEPPATGDPAAPNPTESAAPTQSIPLGAATQEEAAAIAAQLDCTVANLNATPPGAEQYMAACGPDGKYVLGPVLIKGTQVKDASSGYDTQTGQGWIVSVEFDNAGSTTWANYTGANVGARVAFTLDQQVLTAPVIQQRISGPTQITGQFTQETSTNLANSLKYGALPLTFTQSEARTVSATLGLGQLQAGLIAGAIGIGLVVLYCLIYYRVLGIVTIISLALSAALVYAVLVLLGRGIGLTLTLSGIAGFIVAIGITADSFVVFFERLKDEVREGRSMRSAVPRAWTRAKRTILSADAVSFLAAAILYFLTVGEVRGFAFTLGLSTVLDLVIVFLFTHPIVSWLSRFSWFSSPLVSGLGRGNHGATERAGSKVDRARSSRKKVAGAAASESAKERAAARRAALKEG, encoded by the coding sequence ATGCCGGTCGCCCGGTACTTCGTCACCCTCTTCCTGCTGTTGGGCGTCTTGTACGCCGCACTGTTCCTCGGCAACGGCAGCAACGCGCCGCGGCTCGGGCTCGATCTACGCGGCGGCACCACCGTCACGCTGCGAGCGCTGACCGAGAGCGGCGACGCACCAAACGCGCAGGACCTGCAGGTCGCCCGCCAGATCATCGAGGACCGCGTCAACGGACTCGGCGTCGCCTCGGCCGAGGTGACCACCGAAGGCGACCGCAACATCGTGATCTCGGTGCCGGGGGAGGGCGGCGAGCAGGTCAAGCAGCTCGGCGCGACCGCGCTCCTGGAGCTGCGACCGGTCGTGCTCGACCCGCAGACTCTCGGCGCGGCCACGGGAAGCGGCGACCCGTCGGCGACTGGTGAGGTGGCACCGGCCGATCCCAACGCACCGGCCGACCCGAACGCACCGGCCGACCCGAACGCACCGGCCGACCCGAATGCGCCGGCGACCGGCGAGCCGACCGCGCAACCGGCGGCTGCCGACCAGACGGCCAACGCCCGCCCGCTGCCGCCGCTGGCTCAGACCGAGGCGCCGGCAAGCGATACGCCCGCTACCGACGCCCCCGCGACCGAGACACCGGCGACCGACGCGCCGGCGACGGACGGCGCGACCGAGCCCCCGGCGACTGGCGACCCCGCGGCGCCCAATCCCACCGAGTCCGCCGCGCCGACCCAGTCGATCCCGCTTGGTGCCGCGACCCAGGAGGAGGCCGCGGCGATCGCGGCGCAGCTTGACTGCACCGTCGCCAACCTGAACGCGACACCTCCGGGTGCCGAGCAGTACATGGCCGCCTGCGGGCCCGACGGCAAATACGTGCTCGGGCCCGTGCTGATCAAAGGCACCCAGGTCAAGGACGCGTCGTCGGGCTATGACACCCAGACCGGCCAAGGCTGGATCGTCTCGGTCGAGTTCGACAACGCCGGTAGCACCACCTGGGCCAACTACACCGGCGCCAACGTCGGTGCGCGGGTCGCCTTCACCCTCGACCAGCAGGTGCTGACCGCCCCGGTCATCCAGCAGCGAATTTCAGGGCCCACCCAGATCACCGGACAGTTCACCCAAGAGACGTCGACCAACCTCGCCAACTCGCTGAAGTACGGCGCGCTCCCGCTGACCTTCACCCAGTCCGAAGCACGCACTGTTTCGGCGACGCTGGGCCTCGGCCAGCTGCAGGCCGGCCTGATCGCCGGCGCGATCGGCATCGGGCTCGTCGTCCTCTACTGCCTCATCTACTACCGCGTGCTCGGCATCGTGACGATCATCAGCCTCGCGCTGTCGGCGGCACTGGTGTACGCCGTACTCGTGCTGCTTGGGCGTGGCATCGGGTTGACGCTGACATTGTCCGGCATCGCCGGCTTTATCGTCGCCATTGGAATCACCGCCGACTCGTTCGTCGTCTTCTTCGAACGATTAAAAGACGAGGTGCGCGAGGGGCGAAGTATGCGCTCGGCCGTGCCACGTGCCTGGACGCGCGCCAAGCGCACCATCCTCTCGGCGGACGCGGTCAGCTTCCTCGCCGCCGCGATCCTCTACTTCCTCACCGTCGGTGAGGTGCGCGGATTCGCCTTCACCCTCGGCCTGTCGACCGTGCTCGACCTGGTGATCGTGTTCTTGTTTACCCACCCGATCGTGTCGTGGCTCTCGCGCTTCTCGTGGTTCTCATCGCCGCTGGTCTCCGGACTTGGCCGAGGCAACCATGGGGCGACCGAGCGCGCCGGCTCGAAGGTAGACCGCGCCCGGTCGAGCCGTAAGAAGGTCGCCGGCGCCGCCGCGAGTGAGAGCGCGAAAGAGCGTGCCGCGGCACGCCGCGCCGCGTTGAAGGAGGGTTAG
- the yajC gene encoding preprotein translocase subunit YajC, with protein sequence MTLLAAEQTTSLSSYLPLLAMVGLFALFMVFASRQRKKQLAQQQAMYTQLSAGTPVVLTSGFKGTVESVDGENVRVEIAPGTTVTVLKQAVMRVDQSAQTPGDDLITGADPREIDDDPDGNPPGTQRKDN encoded by the coding sequence GTGACTCTCCTCGCCGCCGAACAGACGACCAGCCTGTCCAGCTACCTCCCGCTGCTGGCGATGGTCGGCCTCTTTGCCCTCTTCATGGTGTTTGCCTCGCGGCAGCGCAAGAAGCAGTTGGCCCAGCAGCAAGCGATGTACACCCAGCTCAGTGCTGGCACGCCGGTCGTGCTGACCAGCGGTTTTAAGGGCACCGTCGAGTCGGTCGACGGCGAGAACGTGCGGGTCGAGATCGCCCCGGGTACGACCGTGACGGTGCTCAAGCAGGCCGTCATGCGCGTCGACCAGAGCGCGCAGACTCCCGGCGATGACCTCATCACCGGCGCCGACCCGCGCGAGATTGATGACGATCCCGACGGCAACCCGCCGGGCACGCAGCGCAAGGACAACTAA
- the ruvB gene encoding Holliday junction branch migration DNA helicase RuvB: MGTDEHLTGDPGRTSEEVVSPYAAVDERDVETSLRPKSLKEFVGQGRVREQLGVVLDSAKARRQPPDHILLSGPPGLGKTSLAFIIAADLGASIRVTSGPAIERAGDLAAMLSTLDEGDVLFIDEIHRIARPAEELLYVAMEDFRVDVVVGKGPGATAIPLDVAPFTLVGATTRSGLLTGPLRDRFGFVAHMDFYADAELESVIARSARLLDIEIEPDGAAEIARRSRGTPRIANRLLRRARDFAQVRADGRLSLEVCRAALDVYDIDEMGLDRLDRMVIDALVRQFNGGPVGVSTLALAVGEEVQTVEEVAEPFLVRAGLLARTPRGRIATRAAWEHIGVPLPHDEARLF, translated from the coding sequence ATGGGAACCGACGAACACCTCACCGGCGATCCCGGGCGGACCTCCGAGGAGGTCGTCTCGCCGTACGCCGCCGTCGACGAACGCGACGTCGAGACCTCGCTGCGGCCGAAGTCGCTGAAGGAGTTCGTCGGGCAGGGCCGCGTGCGCGAGCAGCTGGGCGTTGTACTCGACAGCGCCAAGGCCCGGCGCCAGCCGCCGGACCACATCCTGCTGTCTGGACCGCCCGGTCTTGGCAAGACCAGCCTGGCCTTCATCATCGCCGCCGACCTCGGCGCGTCAATCCGCGTCACCAGCGGACCGGCGATCGAGCGCGCCGGCGACCTCGCCGCCATGCTCTCGACCCTCGACGAGGGTGACGTGCTGTTTATCGACGAGATCCACCGCATCGCCCGGCCGGCCGAAGAGTTGCTGTATGTCGCGATGGAGGACTTCCGAGTCGACGTCGTGGTCGGAAAAGGCCCTGGGGCGACGGCGATCCCACTCGATGTCGCGCCGTTCACGCTGGTCGGGGCGACCACTCGTTCGGGGCTGCTGACCGGCCCGTTGCGCGACCGGTTCGGCTTCGTCGCGCACATGGACTTCTACGCCGACGCTGAACTCGAGTCGGTGATTGCGCGCAGTGCCCGGCTGCTCGACATTGAGATAGAGCCCGACGGGGCCGCCGAGATCGCCCGCCGCTCGCGGGGTACGCCGCGCATCGCCAACCGGCTGCTGCGTCGCGCCCGCGACTTCGCGCAGGTGCGCGCTGACGGGCGGCTCAGCCTGGAGGTCTGCCGCGCCGCACTGGACGTCTACGACATCGACGAGATGGGCCTGGACCGCCTCGACCGGATGGTCATCGACGCGCTCGTCCGGCAGTTCAACGGCGGGCCGGTCGGTGTCTCGACCCTTGCGCTGGCCGTGGGCGAGGAGGTGCAGACCGTCGAGGAGGTCGCCGAACCGTTCCTGGTGCGCGCCGGGCTGCTGGCGCGCACCCCACGCGGGCGAATCGCGACGCGGGCGGCGTGGGAGCACATCGGCGTACCCCTGCCGCATGACGAGGCGCGCCTCTTCTAG
- the ruvA gene encoding Holliday junction branch migration protein RuvA, with protein sequence MIASVTGMVRSLGTSSTVIEVGGVGMLVHAAPGTLARLSVGQVGSLSTSLVVREDSLTLYGFADDEERSLFELLQSANGVGPKVAQAVLATLPPREVRRAIATGDHVALTQVPGIGKKGAERLVIDLKDKIGLLADNSAGGIDSPVAPAAPWRDQLVGALVGLGWSGKEAEDAAEAVAPQADEALAEGRPVEVAPLLRAALRSLSK encoded by the coding sequence ATGATCGCCTCGGTCACCGGCATGGTGCGTAGCCTCGGAACGAGCTCGACAGTCATCGAGGTCGGGGGAGTCGGCATGCTCGTGCACGCCGCTCCTGGAACGCTCGCGCGGTTGAGCGTGGGCCAGGTCGGATCCTTGTCGACCAGCCTCGTCGTGCGCGAAGACTCGCTGACCCTCTACGGTTTCGCCGACGACGAGGAGCGCTCGCTGTTTGAGCTGCTGCAGTCGGCCAACGGCGTGGGACCCAAGGTCGCGCAAGCGGTGCTCGCAACGCTGCCGCCACGGGAGGTACGCCGCGCGATCGCGACCGGCGACCACGTGGCACTGACCCAGGTGCCGGGCATCGGCAAGAAGGGCGCCGAACGGCTCGTCATCGACCTCAAGGACAAGATCGGGCTGCTGGCCGACAACTCCGCAGGCGGTATTGACTCGCCGGTCGCTCCCGCCGCGCCGTGGCGTGACCAGCTCGTGGGCGCCCTCGTGGGGCTGGGCTGGTCGGGCAAGGAGGCCGAGGACGCCGCCGAAGCAGTCGCACCGCAGGCTGACGAGGCGCTGGCCGAGGGCCGCCCGGTCGAGGTCGCACCCCTGCTGCGGGCGGCGCTGCGCTCGCTGTCGAAGTAG
- the ruvC gene encoding crossover junction endodeoxyribonuclease RuvC, which yields MTAGLRVLGIDPGLTRCGFGVVQGRPGKPLLHLHHAVARTPADAPIGERLDAIAEAVAHHLEIYQPAAVAIERVFSQVNIKTVMGVAQASGVAILQAQRAGVPISVYTPSEVKAAVTGSGRADKSQVQTMIARIMRLDSPPKPADAADALAIAACHIWRGSSIARRSEAAEQARDARLADAQAQVARTQGVYAAKARAALAARQAGR from the coding sequence ATGACGGCAGGGCTCCGGGTGCTGGGCATCGACCCAGGGCTGACCCGGTGCGGTTTCGGCGTGGTGCAGGGTCGCCCTGGCAAACCGCTGCTGCACCTGCACCACGCGGTGGCGCGTACGCCGGCCGACGCACCCATCGGTGAGCGGCTTGATGCCATCGCCGAAGCGGTCGCGCATCACCTGGAGATCTACCAGCCCGCGGCGGTGGCGATCGAACGCGTCTTCAGCCAGGTCAACATCAAGACCGTCATGGGTGTCGCTCAGGCCTCCGGCGTGGCGATCCTGCAGGCGCAGCGGGCCGGCGTACCCATCTCGGTCTATACCCCTTCGGAGGTCAAGGCGGCCGTGACTGGCAGCGGACGGGCCGACAAGTCGCAGGTCCAGACGATGATCGCGCGGATTATGCGGCTGGACTCCCCACCTAAACCCGCCGATGCCGCCGACGCGCTGGCGATCGCCGCCTGCCACATCTGGCGTGGCTCAAGCATCGCCCGTCGCTCCGAGGCGGCAGAGCAGGCGCGTGACGCCCGGCTCGCCGACGCGCAGGCGCAGGTCGCACGCACCCAAGGCGTGTATGCCGCCAAAGCCCGCGCCGCGCTCGCTGCCCGGCAGGCCGGCCGATGA
- a CDS encoding Pr6Pr family membrane protein encodes MQPHPAGAAPLPPPGALATSSTPPRTLDPDRPSVLTRAVTSLWRLAIAIIALYAVYLTVSDNGVDSLYNLSQLSALIAGVYFGVLAIYAWIPRRRVDEPSPVVRLWIVILTSITCGVYFARMSGDVSGFESLAVHLVVPLMVIVDWCLFGRNQEDMAGWHPFIGLVAPLAYLGVALWRGSDTGTPLYYFLDPGRSDFFMFLGVMIIAVVLFGYLLLVLGLIHRVARTGVGRGRRQSAYDPEYDARYRTRR; translated from the coding sequence ATGCAGCCACATCCCGCCGGAGCCGCACCGCTGCCCCCACCCGGCGCGCTCGCGACGTCGAGTACGCCGCCGCGCACCCTCGATCCCGATCGGCCGAGTGTCCTGACCCGGGCTGTCACGTCGCTGTGGCGGCTGGCGATCGCGATCATCGCGTTGTACGCCGTCTATCTCACGGTCAGCGACAACGGCGTCGACTCGCTCTATAACCTCTCGCAGCTGTCGGCGCTGATCGCCGGCGTCTATTTCGGCGTACTCGCCATCTATGCCTGGATTCCGCGGCGGCGCGTCGACGAGCCCAGCCCGGTGGTGCGGCTGTGGATCGTCATACTCACCAGCATCACGTGCGGGGTCTACTTCGCCCGGATGAGCGGCGACGTCTCCGGGTTCGAGAGCCTGGCGGTGCACCTGGTCGTGCCGCTGATGGTGATCGTCGACTGGTGTCTGTTTGGGCGCAATCAGGAAGATATGGCCGGCTGGCACCCGTTCATCGGGCTCGTCGCGCCGCTTGCCTATCTCGGCGTCGCGCTCTGGCGTGGTTCGGACACCGGGACGCCGCTCTATTACTTCCTCGACCCAGGGCGCTCGGACTTCTTCATGTTCCTGGGCGTGATGATCATCGCCGTCGTGCTCTTCGGCTACCTGCTGTTAGTGCTCGGACTGATCCATCGGGTGGCCCGCACGGGCGTCGGGCGGGGCCGCCGACAGAGCGCCTATGACCCCGAGTACGACGCCCGTTATCGCACCCGCCGCTAG
- a CDS encoding YebC/PmpR family DNA-binding transcriptional regulator has product MSGHSKWATTKHKKAVIDAKRGKLFAKLIKNVEVAARTGGGDPDGNPTLFDAIQKAKKSSVPNDNIERARKRGGGEEAGGADYQTIMYEGYGPSGVAVLIECLTDNKNRAASEVRTAMTRNGGTMADPGSVSYLFSRKGVVIVPKAGLTEDDVLESVLDAGAEEVNDLGESFEVISEATDLVGVRTALQEAGHDYDSAESSFVPSVTVPLDAESATKVFKLIDALEDSDDVQNVFANFDVSDEVMAQVDA; this is encoded by the coding sequence ATGAGCGGACATTCCAAGTGGGCGACCACCAAGCACAAGAAGGCGGTCATCGACGCCAAGCGCGGCAAGCTGTTTGCCAAGCTGATCAAGAACGTCGAGGTGGCCGCACGCACCGGTGGAGGCGATCCCGACGGCAACCCGACGCTGTTTGATGCCATCCAGAAAGCCAAGAAGTCGTCGGTCCCCAACGACAACATCGAGCGCGCCCGCAAGCGCGGCGGCGGCGAAGAGGCCGGCGGCGCCGACTACCAGACGATCATGTACGAGGGCTACGGCCCGTCGGGTGTCGCCGTACTCATCGAGTGCCTCACCGACAACAAGAACCGCGCCGCGTCCGAGGTCCGCACCGCGATGACCCGCAACGGCGGCACGATGGCCGACCCGGGCTCGGTGTCCTACCTCTTCTCGCGCAAAGGCGTCGTGATCGTGCCCAAGGCCGGGCTGACCGAGGACGACGTGCTCGAGTCGGTGCTCGATGCCGGCGCCGAGGAGGTCAACGACCTGGGCGAGTCGTTCGAGGTGATCAGCGAGGCCACCGATCTCGTCGGCGTGCGTACGGCGCTGCAAGAGGCAGGCCACGACTACGACTCGGCCGAGTCGTCGTTCGTCCCGAGCGTGACCGTGCCGCTTGATGCCGAATCGGCAACGAAAGTGTTCAAGCTGATCGACGCGTTGGAAGATAGCGACGACGTGCAGAACGTTTTTGCCAACTTCGACGTCTCAGACGAGGTAATGGCGCAAGTCGACGCATAA